TCCTCTACATGTTGTCAGAACGCCGTGATGTCCGCGATGCTTTAATCCAGGCTGGAGCGCGGGTGGGCGTCATGGCAATTGACGAGACGACGACTGATATTCCCGAGCAGCGGGATTGGAAGAAGCCTCTTCCCGATGATCCACGTCTCACCCCTGACGAGCGGCGGGATTACGCCAACACGATCGGCAAGATGACTGCCCGAGACTACTGGGCACAAAGGGCGCGCGGCATGGGCGGGCTCTACACGACGGGAGCTGTGGAGAATTTGATGGGCGTGCCGGGCACGCGGTATTACGGCGGGAACATTCTTGTTCACGAATTCTCACATAATATTTTCAACGCGCTGCGCACGGTAGATCCTGATCTCGTTGCACGAGTTGAACGTGCCTATTCGCACGCCTACGAGAAAGGCCTCTGGGCGTGTTCCTATATGGAGAACAACGTCGATGAGTATTGGGCCGAGGGCACGCGATTTTGGTTCAATACGAACTTGGCTTACAGCCGAGGCAATCTCACCATTGCCACATCAGAAGATTTCGAGGCTCACGATCCAAGCCTCTATAATATCATGGCCGAAGTCTACCGCCATGACCACCACATTCTGGCGGATGTCTATTACCGGCATTCGGCGAAGTCGCAGTAATGTCCTTTGGTATTGACTGCCGGCCTCATGCTGCAATCCCGCTGGAGACCCGAACTATCGCTGATCGTCCGTAATTTGTCAGAGCCAGCCATAAATTTGAGTTTCCGTTCAATTGAAGCGCCCATGTTGTTCCCACGGGTGCATACCAAGTACTTCGTGGCCGCTGGAATTGGCTCCTTGTGCAACATCGAGACCAAATGACCTGCCACTGAATTTTCATCCGGCGGCGATTAGAGCCTCGGCGGTCTTGAAACGCTCCCAAACGTTGGACCACCGGATGCTAGAGTTTTCCGGCTTCATTCAGGGAGGCGGGCTGGTTGCGCCTCCCGAATTCACCAACGAGATCGGCACCTTGTTGCCGATCGCACCATGAGGTCTTTCCTCATTGTAGTATCTACGCCAATCCTCCATCTTTTCGCGGGCATCCGCAAGGGTCAGGAACCAATGCTGGTTCAGGCATTCTGCACGGAAGCGGCCATTGAACGCTTCGATGAAAGCATTATCAGTCGGCTTGCCGGGGCGTGAGAAGTCCAACGTCACGCCCTTGGAATAGGCCCACAGGTCCAAGTCGCGCGACACGAACTCGGTCCCTTGGTCGACACGGATCGTTTTCGGATAGCCGGCTTTTTGGCACACCCGTTCAAGGGTTTGCACGATGTCTTCGCCTCTATAGCTATGACGTGGATCAAGCACCGGCACGTAGCGCGAGAAGGTGTCGACCACCGTCAGCACGCGCAGTTTCTTACCCGTTGCGAGTTGGTCGTGAACGAAGTCCATCGCCCAGACGTCGTTGGGTCCGACGGCCATGTGCCGATCCTCGCGAAGCTTGGCTTTTACCCCCCGCTTCGGTGTCTTGTTCCGCAACTGTAGCCCCAAGTCCCTGTAAATGCGGTAGGTTCGCTTGATGTTGGTGCCCCAACCCTCGCGTTCCAACAGCACATGCACGCGGCGATAGCCGTACCGCACACGGATCTCGCAGATCTCGCGAATACGACGTTCCAGACCGGCCTGATCAGCACGGCGAGAGGTATAGTGGTGAGTTGATCGATCGAAGTTCAACGCTCCACAAGCACGTCGGATCGAGATCGCCCAATCGCAGCACATGCCTTTCACCATCTCCCGCTTCCGAGCAGGCCTTAGAGCTTTCGGCGGATGACATCCTGCAACATCTCGCGGTCCAGCGTCAGATCCGCGACGATCTTCTTCAGGCGCGAATTCTCGTCCTCGAGCTGTTTCAGCCTCTTCATCTCCGGTGGCAGCATGCCCGCGTATTTTTTCTTCCAGTTGAAATAAGTCGCCTGGCTGATCCCCGCCTTCCTGCAGATTTCAGCAACCGACACGCCTTCATCACCTTGCTTCAGAATGAACGCCTTCTGAGCGTCCGAAAACTGCGACGCTTTCATCGTCTTCTGGTCCCTTTCCCAGCCAGGAAAATGCACCGGAAAACTCTAACCAAAATTGGTCCAGTTTGAAGGGTTCAGATCAGCATCAGCCGCAACTTTCTACCAGCGCCGTCGCTTATCCGATCCGACGACCATGTCTATTTTGTGGGGGAGAACGGTGTTGCCGGTGGTCATGTTGGCGATCGGTGCTTGTACGTTCGCAGGCCTGTCCACGTTTTAAAGCATATATGCCGAAACGCGCGGACTCTCACCGAATGTCTTCTTTCTGACATTCACCGTCACGACTGTCACATTGCGATTCTCCGTCGCGGGTATGATCGGTAAGTTGCCGCTTGGGCGCCTAGCACTCACCCTCTTCGTGACGACACTGATTGGGATCGGACTTTTGGTTTTGAACCCGGGAAGCGAGCTGCTGTACGTCGTCGCCACCGTTCTCTTTGCGATAGGCTACGGTCTCACTTATTCGACCTTGAATGCGATGGTGGTGAACCTCGCTGGCGAACGTGGTCTGTCAATCTCAACGGCCTCCCAAGTCTTTACACTCGCTTATTTTCGTGGGTTCGTTCGAATTCCCGTATCTCGGTGGCACATTAATTGCTGTTTATGGCATCGACGTTGCCATGCTCGTGATGGCGGGTCTGGTCGCTCTCAACATCGCAATCGCCAGTCAGACATTGTGGAGGGCGGTGTAGGAGACAGACGTCCTTCATAATGATTTCCGTATCGCTGCCCACGTGCCCGCCCAACCAAAGGAAGTGTGTTTATGCAAGTGCTGGATCTCATCGGTATAGGCATCGGACCCTTTAATCTTAGTCTTGCAGCACTCGCGTGTCCGACGCCGCTGCGCACTGCCTTTTTCGAAAAGGAAAGCGGCTTCGATTGGCATCCTGGGCTGCTGCTGCCCAACAGTCGCCTGCAGGTATCTCCGCTGAAGGACTGTGTGACACTTGCAGATCCGACCAGTCCGTTTTCGTTTCTCAACTACCTCGCGGTGCATGGACGGCTGTACAGCTTCGTAAACCGGTGCGACGCGACCACGTCGCGAAGAGAGTTCACACAGTATTTCCAATGGGTTGCGCATCAGTTGCCACAACTCCGGTTTGGGGAGGAGGTTACCGACGTAACCAGATTAGACGAGGGTTACCGCGTGACGACGACTCGAGATCACTACCATGCACGCTCAGTTGCGATTGGCGTCGGTGTCGTTGCAACAATTCCCGAATGCGCCAAACCTTGGCTGGGCGAGAAGGTCTACCATGTGGCGAGCTATCTGGATCGGCCACAAATCGACATCGGTGAACGCGTATTAGTCGTTGGTGGGGGGCAGAGCGGTGCGGAGGTTGTTGAACACCTATTGGGCAGTCCGGGTATCGGTAAAATTACATGGGTGACGTCACGCGGGAACCTGTTCACGAGGGATGACAGCTCTTTTATCAACGTGTCATACACGCCGTCTTACAGCCAGCGCTTTCATTCGCTGCCACTTAAAAAACGTCGCACTATTGTCGACGACGAAAAACTCACCAGTGACGGCATTTCAGCAGAATTGAGCAACCGCATTTACGAAACTATCTATCACCGCAGCGCGACTGGCAATATTGACGATGTCATTCAACTGCTACCCGCAGTCGTCATGAAGGAGTTGTCTCCTCATGCGGACGGTTGGCACGCGCTGTTGGCTTCGCACGGCACCTGTCAGCGACCGACTGTAGTGGCTGATCGGGTCGTACTCGCCACCGGTTTCGAGCCTCGCCCGCTAGCGTTTATCGATCGCCTATTGGCTTCCGCTTCTATGGAAGGCGGTCTGCCGGTCGTGAAGGACGATTACTCCGTTCAATTCGAGGACAACGCCCCCGGCCAGGTATATCTGCAAAACCGATCCCCAGTCCAAAGTGGCTTGCAGAGTGTGAATCTATCGCTCGTCGCCTACCGAAACGGTCGCATCATCAATAGCCTGCTTCGGCGTGAATACTATCTGAACGTCCCAGATCGGCCGATCCTTGGGTGCCTAGGTTTACTTCCCGCTCAAGAGACACAAAACGCAAGATAACACTCCAGTGCAGTGCAGCTCGGGGCGCCTGCTCACGACGCAGCTTTACCAGGCGGCTTTAAATCTAAAAAGGAGTTACACATGTTAACCAAAGAACAAAAATCAACATGGGATGACGTTGGATACATTAGGATTGAGTCATTTCTCGATCTAGAAAGCCGAGATAAACTTTCAGCTCTTGTGGCTGATGTTTCGTGCTGGGAGACAAGTGAAGACAAATGGCTGATATGGTTCGAAAAAACAACTGTCGGTAGGAGGATCATTTCGAAGGTCGAGAACTTCCTCGAATTTAACGCCCCCGTGCGTGATTTACTGCTGGCTGACCACCGTATCGAGTCGATCGTCGAAGAGTTACTGGGGGAAGATGCCCGCATGCTCAAAGAGTTGCTGATCTTTAAGTACTCCGACAGCGGCGGCTATCGCCCGCATCAGGACATCTACCATATCCCACATAAGCTACCAGACCGGATGGTGCACGCGATTGTTGCAATAGGCATCGACGATTCCGGCCCAGACAACGGAGGGCTTTTCTTCAGCCCCGGGAACCACAAAAAGGGCGTGTTCCCAATGGACGCCGGCGGCGTAATGTACCCCGAGGTCGCGGACAGGCTGGCTTGGGAGCCCGTAACGTGGAAGGCCGGTGACATTTTCATCTTTGACGACTATGCCCCACATTACTCAAAGCCCAACAAAAGTGAAAATTCTCGAAGGGTGATTTATCTCGTGTTCCAGCGTGCCTCAACTGGTGGGCCAAC
The Rhizobium sp. BT04 DNA segment above includes these coding regions:
- a CDS encoding lysine N(6)-hydroxylase/L-ornithine N(5)-oxygenase family protein; translated protein: MQVLDLIGIGIGPFNLSLAALACPTPLRTAFFEKESGFDWHPGLLLPNSRLQVSPLKDCVTLADPTSPFSFLNYLAVHGRLYSFVNRCDATTSRREFTQYFQWVAHQLPQLRFGEEVTDVTRLDEGYRVTTTRDHYHARSVAIGVGVVATIPECAKPWLGEKVYHVASYLDRPQIDIGERVLVVGGGQSGAEVVEHLLGSPGIGKITWVTSRGNLFTRDDSSFINVSYTPSYSQRFHSLPLKKRRTIVDDEKLTSDGISAELSNRIYETIYHRSATGNIDDVIQLLPAVVMKELSPHADGWHALLASHGTCQRPTVVADRVVLATGFEPRPLAFIDRLLASASMEGGLPVVKDDYSVQFEDNAPGQVYLQNRSPVQSGLQSVNLSLVAYRNGRIINSLLRREYYLNVPDRPILGCLGLLPAQETQNAR
- a CDS encoding IS3-like element ISRel21 family transposase (programmed frameshift); this translates as MKASQFSDAQKAFILKQGDEGVSVAEICRKAGISQATYFNWKKKYAGMLPPEMKRLKQLEDENSRLKKIVADLTLDREMLQDVIRRKPLRPARKREMVKGMCCDWAISIRRACGALNFDRSTHHYTSRRADQAGLERRIREICEIRVRYGYRRVHVLLEREGWGTNIKRTYRIYRDLGLQLRNKTPKRGVKAKLREDRHMAVGPNDVWAMDFVHDQLATGKKLRVLTVVDTFSRYVPVLDPRHSYRGEDIVQTLERVCQKAGYPKTIRVDQGTEFVSRDLDLWAYSKGVTLDFSRPGKPTDNAFIEAFNGRFRAECLNQHWFLTLADAREKMEDWRRYYNEERPHGAIGNKVPISLVNSGGATSPPP
- a CDS encoding phytanoyl-CoA dioxygenase family protein, with amino-acid sequence MLTKEQKSTWDDVGYIRIESFLDLESRDKLSALVADVSCWETSEDKWLIWFEKTTVGRRIISKVENFLEFNAPVRDLLLADHRIESIVEELLGEDARMLKELLIFKYSDSGGYRPHQDIYHIPHKLPDRMVHAIVAIGIDDSGPDNGGLFFSPGNHKKGVFPMDAGGVMYPEVADRLAWEPVTWKAGDIFIFDDYAPHYSKPNKSENSRRVIYLVFQRASTGGPTRAEYNKLKRAYNPPEGKVSNIDELKPPNGIFYRD